One Osmerus eperlanus chromosome 2, fOsmEpe2.1, whole genome shotgun sequence genomic window, ttaagtgtataaaagcacaagctttatgattgttctttatcactctggcgaacgaactgtggttagcacgtccttcgttatgactgatcagcaaagctttgtttaatattacgtaattgtataatctaaataaattgtattaaacccacatctcttgactactcagatctacacagtgccacttgaatttctaCCATTACATGCTGGCtatacaattaacacatttcttgttgctttgacacaaaatacataaagtaaacacaaatttaaacttaaacttgttttacacacaagctcaaccaagaccaaaacaatcaATTTTTACTGCTGTTGTAGAAAACAGACGTCCGTAGAAGGTAGTAGAAAAAAGGCAAAATATCTTTCAACGGCTCAAGGCAGCTTGATGGTTTATTTCGGCAAGGCAGATGTTcgttcacaaacacatacaggaaAAGACAACTCTTGATGCCCCAATACTCTTATAGACTTACATTTTATAGACTAAATGAGAATAATCCCCCTGCCCTGTATAAtaagggaatcggactagtaatcataaggttgcaggttcgatacTGTGATACCTGacacattgactaaatgttcctgtgaaaagagaacatgtgttagtgtttggtagacatggtgtattgtttagtgtatttttgtgttatgacaattagtgtttgagtttagtttacattgtgtgattttgagcatgaaattaacTCTTTGCCAATTGTTTGTCGTAGGTGTGTTGGTGCCttaagagtttaggaaacttgttagaAGTCATGAAAaaattgtcatagcgattgtaaaaaactgtaatcaaACTAAGAATGTTACTTCAGCCTGACAGCTTAAGTACGTACAGAGAAGAGTCAAAATTGCCAAAGTGCCCTTAGGCAAGCTTGACGGAGCGTCTTGAGATGATGGAGGAAACACCGCAGGGCTTTTTTTTAGATATACGTGTGTAAGACAGGTGGCTGTccggtggagtcaggtggctgagtggttagggaatcgggctagtaatctgaaggtcgccagttcgattcccagccgtgccaattgacgttgtgtccttgggcaagacacttcaccctacttgcctcggggggggggggaatgtccctgtacttactgtaagtcgctctggataagagcgtctgctaaatgactaaatgtccagGCTTACCCGTCTCCCTTCCGCCAGGGTAACATTTGGAACGTCTCCAGGTCTGTCAGTGAATATGTAGTAGTCAACCTTGTAGCCAACCATGTAGTGCTTCTCTGCTGTGTGCAGGAAGTCCTTCAGGAAAAGCACGTACCTGGCAGTAACATTTAGAGACCCCTTGTTTTTCTTTAGGAAACACTCAGTTGAAACAGTTTATGACATCACGTCCCTTACCCTCAGTTGAAACAGTCTATGACATCACATCCCTTCTCCTCAGTTGAAACAGTTTATTACATCACTTCCCTTTACCCTCAGTTGGGCCGGAAGTCAGCATAGTTCTTGGCCACCCCTGAGAAACGAATGATCTTGACATGCTTGCTCCGGCCAGCCACGTCCTGCCACAGGTACTCAGGCGACAGCAACTTAGACGGCTTGTTGTACGTAAAGTACCTGTTCAGGTGGCTCTCCTCTTGCCACGCTGCCTCGATCCCATTGGCCGCGTCCGCCTCAAAATTCCGACGGCAGATCTCTGCCATGGTGCGGACATCCTCCAGCAGTCCTCCGAAGACGGCGCCTCCGTAGTAGAAGTCTCCCTCCCCAAAGGGGATGTAGGCCCGTGACTCAGGACGGCGTTCGTACGGAAGGCTTCCTCGCTCAGTAGCATAGTAACCTGGGTGTATCGTGGCAACCAGTCGACCCAGAGCTTCCACCCCAAAGTGAGCGTGGAACTTGGAGTCGACGTCCAGACAAAAGATGTAGTCAGCGTGACCCCTGATCGTACTCTCGATGGTCGTCTGGATCATCTCCATCCTGCGAGCTGAAATCTCCTGCCAGCGGTTGGAGCTGGGCACCTTCAACACTCTCACctaaagagaaggaagaggagtggagaaggatgagtggaggaacaggagaatCTAGAAGGACTATTACAGTATTTTCACAATCGCTATGACACatttttcaatacatttacattacatttatgcatttagcagacgcttttttccaaagcgacttccacgagagagctttacaaaagtgcatactTTTAAtaagtttcctaaactcttgacacagttagcagtgctatgtaatggcattttttgatatagttactaagaatgtatttttaatagactgaggttgtgtttaaacaaatggatgttgcagttggtcttaaggtatttatggtattggtttatgatgcctgattgagaagctaggggcacagaagttgggggatgtttgagttctgtggcctaaagggagatggatagatggatcagttgatctagcagccctgaccttttggccgaggagattgtgtcctgtgtcctgtttgtgtttcattaagggtatctttactgtcctcatttagagaaagagccgtgacatcaaaagactttggtcacttgacctggggggttatattgtcttaactgtcactgaccagtgttagccaatcacagagaccactacattgatgaattgaacatttattaggggatctgttttaagtgtataaaagcacaagctttatgattgttctttatcactctggcgaacgaactgtggttagcacgtccttcgttatgactgatcagcaaagctttgtttaatattacgtaattgtataatctaaataaattgtattaaacccacatctcttgactactcagatctacacagtgccacttgaatttctaCCATTACATGCTGGCtatacaattaacacatttcttgttgctttgacacaaaatacataaagtaaacacaaatttaaacttaaacttgttttacacacaagctcaaccaagaccaaaacaatcaATTTTTACTGCTGTTGTAGAAAACAGACGTCCGTAGAAGGTAGTAGAAAAAAGGCAAAATATCTTTCAACGGCTCAAGGCAGCTTGATGGTTTATTTCGGCAAGGCAGATGTTcgttcacaaacacatacaggaaAAGACAACTCTTGATGCCCCAATACTCTTATAGACTTACATTTTATAGACTAAATGAGAATAATCCCCCTGCCCTGTATAAtaagggaatcggactagtaatcataaggttgcaggttcgatacTGTGATACCTGacacattgactaaatgttcctgtgaaaagagaacatgtgttagtgtttggtagacatggtgtattgtttagtgtatttttgtgttatgacaattagtgtttgagtttagtttacattgtgtgattttgagcatgaaattaacTCTTTGCCAATTGTTTGTCGTAGGTGTGTTGGTGCCttaagagtttaggaaacttgttagaAGTCATGAAAaaattgtcatagcgattgtaaaaaactgtaatcaaACTAAGAATGTTACTTCAGCCTGACAGCTTAAGTACGTACAGAGAAGAGTCAAAATTGCCAAAGTGCCCTTAGGCAAGCTTGACGGAGCGTCTTGAGATGATGGAGGAAACACCGCAGGGCTTTTTTTTAGATATACGTGTGTAAGACAGGTGGCTGTccggtggagtcaggtggctgagtggttagggaatcgggctagtaatctgaaggtcgccagttcgattcccagccgtgccaattgacgttgtgtccttgggcaagacacttcaccctacttgcctcggggggggggggaatgtccctgtacttactgtaagtcgctctggataagagcgtctgctaaatgactaaatgtccagGCTTACCCGTCTCCCTTCCGCCAGGGTAACATTTGGAACGTCTCCAGGTCTGTCAGTGAATATGTAGTAGTCAACCTTGTAGCCAACCATGTAGTGCTTCTCTGCTGTGTGCAGGAAGTCCTTCAGGAAAAGCACGTACCTGGCAGTAACATTTAGAGACCCCTTGTTTTTCTTTAGGAAAATCAAGCATTTTCAACATGATTGGATTTCATAATTTTTGTTCCACCTACTTTCCTAGAGCAAAGACGGTTGTTGCTATGGTGATGTCCATTTGCTTGTAGATGCTGTCCAGGACAACAGAGTCAAAGACCTCGTCCCAGACTATAGGAGCCATCCAGGGTGTCACGGAAACCACATCAGTACGActggaacacgcacacacacacacgcacgcacgcacacacacgttaaaaTGATTGGTTTTTATGTGCCAATGGgtggaaccagaagagcatgtagtttaaCAAATTTCAATtcaacaacatgatcctcgaaagtgctatagtgtacctggaggaaagcaagcaacaataatatatttcacagcgagtacaagcagTCAAATCAGTTAACTGTCTCATACAGCTTGTACGGGCTGGCATGAGGCCATGTTTATCAACACTCACCCTGACACCACACTGGGCTTCTTGTACAACAACCTGCAGAGACAAGACACTGTTGGGCGGACAATGACACAAATTGCCACCGTGCAAGACTGCCACCGTGAGCGTTGACTCAATCTTGTGATACGTTGTGACGGACACACAGGCTCATTCATTCTTATGAACACACCCTGAAAATAATCAAATTGTATTCACATACATTGATCTGAAAACTGTCTTTCTGCAGGGATAACGTACCCCTGTGGAAGGACCTTGTTCCGTGTCTTGGAGGGGTGATGGCTGGACAAAGAGTGAAATAGAAGACAAGGTTTTATAAAAGGCTTGTAAAAGGAGAATATTTGTTATTTAAATGATTttgaaaatggcaaataaacTTCCCAAAACCAGTAAAATCATTATGCTTACAAATGTTCAAAATATGTTCATATGTCAAGTTACAAGCTAGCACATTTTTATTACAAGGTTGCAAATTCATTTTACAAGCTTGCAAAACTCTTTTTTCCACATTATGGCTTTTCAAACAGTGTCTTTCAAACCTTCAGAGATCTGGCACTATTCTCACCTCAGAAGTAACAATCCGCAGGTTGTATTGTCTTTAGCACCATTATCATTAAATATGTCACTAAGgttacagacagaaacacagttaAGTAGCAGACACCATCAACATATTAAAATGCCTGCATACATGCATTATCTGTACAAAGAATTTCACAATCATCATCATTACAATTGTTGTTAACCCATTGTCACATCATAGAGTAATTGATTACATTAAAAGGTATACTAACCTTTTCCTGTTAATACCTAAATCACGTAGGACAGGCCTATTGGAAAAGACATAACAGTACAGTAGAATGTTATAAACTTTATAGAACCCAAGACAAACAGActgacagtcagtcagacaagcAAACTGATGAGtaggcaggcagatagacagtagTATTACCTGATGCTTTCAGAATAGAAGCAGGCATAGACGAACCTGTAGACAGATGGGGTACAGAAGAGAAGATCAGTGGTTATTGGGAAAGACTGCTTAAACACAATCCACATACCGTACTATgaatgagcggttagggaatcgggctattagtcagaaggtccctggttcgattcccggccgtgcaaaaatgacgttgtgtgcttgggcaagacacttcacccctCTTCccccggggggaatgtccctgtactctctgtaagtcactctggataagacaTAACagaccaccagatcctgctcgccagactttctgagatgggcatcactggcactgcactccagtggatctcatcctacctgtcgggaagatcctaccaggtttcctggggaggcaaactgtcaggccctcgccagctctccactggtgtcccacacggctccgtccttggacccctcctcttctctctgtacaccacctcacttggaccaatcatcacctcccatggcttctcctaccactgctacgctgacgacacgcagctgtacctgtcgttccccccgacagatccggggatctcagctaggattgaggcctgcctcacagacatctccgcctggatgaccgagcaccacctccagctgaacctcgccaaaacagaacttctcatcatcccggctaaaccctccatctcccacgatctctcaatcaccctgggatctgcgacggtgaccccttcatcctctgccaggaaccttggggttaccatggacgacaagctctccctcacggcccacattgctgcggtctcccggtcgtgtagattcaccctctacaacatccggaagatcaggagatacctgtctgagcactccacccagctgctagtccaagcacttgtcctctccaagttggactattgcaactcgctgctcgctggtctcccagcatgtgcaacccgccctcttcagaggattcagaacgcagcggcccgcctggtctacaatctacccagacgctcccatgttaccccgctcctcatctctctccactggctacctatcatggcccgtatcagattcaagaccctggtattgaccttccgagcagtgaacgggactgcacccatctacatcaagtctctcctgcagccctacacccccacccgtcacctacggtcttcttcagacaaccgcctggtggtcccaccgctcaagaccgcccggtcccaacacaagctcttctcctgtctcctgtggaatcaactccccacttccatcagagacactgactgtctctccaccttcaagaaaaggctcaagacgcacttgttccgggagtacaacggtacttaggaatggttcgcttgacccgatgttagtttcctcaaggatcacaatgactcttgcttagagacttgttgctcttgtggttagtggtaactgacttaaatttttgtactcgctgtgatatattgttttattattgttgcttgctttttttccacaggtacacttgcacttatagcagctcatgttgtttaattgtaacttgtttaactacatgctcttatggttcttccctttggcacttattttggttgttcacaatgtgtgcttcatgttttggctactcgcaatgttttgtggctatctcgttgttatgatcagtgacctatgcactttgtaaagctctctcttggaagtcgctttggataaaagcgcctgctaaatgaataaatgtaaataagagcgtctgctgaacgactaaatgtaaattcatCACACCGACTGTGCAAACACACCGTGGTGTAGTCTACAAAAACTAAAGCCTCATGAATGGAGCCACAGTTAGTCATGCATCTCAAATGGAGGGCGCTGGTTATATGTAAACATTTACTTTGTCTTTAGTTTCGTGGACGCCTAATCTGAAGTGATGTACAAATAGTGTATGTAGAAAGCTGTCAGAAAGATTCATCTTTAGTCGGTGAagaagttaagaaagctttattacttgcggccggcccacaaggagacaaaacatcaaAGGCCATGGTGATACAGAGTTAGTCTGTTAGCTTGCTGCTAACGCCGCGCTCAGCAGCCATTAGTTCATACACAGGCATGCAACTGTCACATGGCTTTTCTTTCTTTGGCTCTCTTGCATAGAccttgcgtgcatgtgtgcgtgcgtgcgtcatCAGCTCTGGTTGAATTTCTGGTTCTGGTGTCCTATCTCCTCCTACGTCCTTTAAACACACAACCCCGGAAACATCCTGTAGTCTTAATCTGTAACACATTGctcacccttcccccccccaagtcaggtgggagtcaagagccggctcttctggctcccgaacggcttttaaaaaaataaacgttttaactatgaatttgactatgataggtgtgaaataaatttgaattaaattattaaatgaaatcatactctaccttaaccacaatggccgggtttcccagattcgttaagaagctcttaacgctaagagcgttcttggagcgttctaagagcgttcttaggagcgttcttaggagcgttcttaagaagctcatagcgttaagagcttcttaacgaatctgggaaagtctttaaaaatgtctttaaaaatgcaatgatttgttatggctgtctgtctcctcccagtttcgactactcgtctaagtgagtgtgtgtgagttggctcggccctacctcatgcagtataattggttgacaccgcgtgtatgattgacaggaaaagactgaggatgatcgtgtgcgcctttaggcttacaagtatttttttgttgttctttgaattagtaaattattttaaatacaattaaaaataatgcagccacattcttaaaatgcaaatgcgtaacgatttgcttccatagtcaTACAGGTTGTTAATCTATTGGACAGAAAATGTGTGAGGGAAAATCACTTCCTTGTCACGAACAAcaatggagcaacagcagcgtaTTGCGATTGAAATACccagagcccgtctacggagagcctgtcgactccctattaagccccatttcGTCCGACGAGCTACCACTTTCCATAGAACATCACGCACTTTTATATAGGCTATTGATGCCCACATTTTTTCAATTTCAACCGACATTGGTACACTGTGCAATAATGACCCTGTATGTCAGTATATCACTAAATAATTTGTCTCGTCTCTGCCAAGTGTCAACATACATTGTTGACACAACATCCAGGTCCAGTGAATCATACCGTCATTTAACCATTTTTTAAAGCCGTTATTTAAAGTgttaattggtggccaagccgcgaagcggcgaagccacttaagtgtttctaccttttcttattattattacacttcttctgccattggagtctatggcagcccctagaaccgtatggtaaaaagttgtgaaatttggcacactcattaagcacagtcccctctttatattcaccaagtttcatgtctcccattggagcactctagcgccaccaacgggtcaaagttggacttgtgtttacacacgtaacttttgaaccgtatgaccgattttcaaaaatgaggtaccattggattccctgggtcaagacgagttcaacac contains:
- the LOC134040489 gene encoding globoside alpha-1,3-N-acetylgalactosaminyltransferase 1-like codes for the protein MWIVFKQSFPITTDLLFCTPSVYRFVYACFYSESIRPVLRDLGINRKSDIFNDNGAKDNTTCGLLLLSHHPSKTRNKVLPQGLLYKKPSVVSGRTDVVSVTPWMAPIVWDEVFDSVVLDSIYKQMDITIATTVFALGKYVLFLKDFLHTAEKHYMVGYKVDYYIFTDRPGDVPNVTLAEGRRVRVLKVPSSNRWQEISARRMEMIQTTIESTIRGHADYIFCLDVDSKFHAHFGVEALGRLVATIHPGYYATERGSLPYERRPESRAYIPFGEGDFYYGGAVFGGLLEDVRTMAEICRRNFEADAANGIEAAWQEESHLNRYFTYNKPSKLLSPEYLWQDVAGRSKHVKIIRFSGVAKNYADFRPN